The genome window TTGACGAAACAGACTTATCGAGGTATTTTTCATTACGGAGCCCTCCTTTGGGGTTAGGCAACCGTAATATACTGTTACGGACAAAGTTTGGCTCCGCCTTTTTGGCTAATTGTTAGGACACGTCTGACTTTTCACCTCTTTTCTTTCTGCACACGGCACACTCGCAGGGGGAACACCAGGCGGCCCAGCCGAACAGCTGACAGATGTTCCCGAATCTGCGGGCATGGTTCATGACGATGTAGCGGAGCGGATTCCACCAGCTGTAATTTGCTTTCGCAACCTTGTAGCCGTTGGTTTTGAAGCGGTTGTTGGATTCGGTGAATTTCTCTTTCGAACCGTCTGACTCATGCCACTCGATGTCGTGGATAAAGGCCACGACAGCGAGGCTCGGATGCAGGGTTGACACTAGCCCTCTCAACCACTCCGGAAAGGAGTCGGGTCCGATGCCGTTGTAGATGCTGGCAAGTTCGGTGATTTTGTATTTGCGGATGATCTCGCGGTTTTCGAGCTGAAGCTCCTCCGCCAGAGCCTTCAGTTCCTTGATTTCCTTAAGCCGGTTCATCTTCCTCCTTTACGTTATTGATATTGCGGCGGTTCCCAGACGATTTCCCCGTTGCGGACAGTCAGAACATCGCCCTCATCGCCGAGTTTCAGAGACCGGACTTTTCCATGCCTGACGAACAGAAGAGTCGGAAGGCTTCCCGCCGGCGGCAGAGAGTTCTCATCAAACGGATCGTCGTTGATGATCGTCCAGATTGTGCCGTCCCAGACATAGAGTTTCCCGGTTGCAATCACAAAGTAAAATTTGGGGAGCGGAGCGAGAATCGACGCCCGTTCCTCCTCTGTGTTCAGAAACACAATGTCCGCCAGCGGAATCCGAAGCGTCCCGTTGTCGTAGAATAATTCGCGCGAATCGGTCGCCACAATAAACTGTCCGTCATTTACGGGAGCGGTCTGTACCTGGAACTTTGTCCCAAGCCTCGGTTTGAAGTTCGGCATCATGCGCCTTCCACGGTCTGCCAGCTGAGCGGCGGAATATATGCCCCGTCACTCCTGACCTGAAGCTGGTTCTCGGCTTCGGCGGAGACTTTCAGAGTGGCAGTGATCGTTCCATCGGAAACAGCCACGGAAATACTCTCCGTTTCTCCCGCCTCATACACATCGATGAGGTCGCCGAGATCGACATCGAATTTCGTGTTGTCGGTCATCGTGAGGGAGAGAATGTGGGTTTCCGCATCGTAGGCGGCTGCGGCGAGGAACTGTTCGACAGGGAGATTGATTTCAATGGGAGTTCCACCGTTCGTCGTGAACGTGAGTTTCCCGCTTGCCCCGTCATATGATGCCCCGTCGACCAGCCCCGTGAGCTGAAGCGGCGTCGCGGAATTCGTCCCTTTTTTGACCGTGATCGTCTTGTCGGCATAGGTGACGTCGGTCACGGCTCCGCCCCCTGCGACGATATTTTCCACCGCGCCGTCAACATACTCTTTGACCGCCTTGGAGGTCGGGATCGCTTCGTCGGAATCGTCCAGAGTTGTGGAAACGGCAAGCTGAACCGTCACCCATGCGGAGCCGTTCCACGCTTTCCCCTCTTTGGTGGATGTGTTGACGTAAAGTGTGCCGACCAGTCCGGTGGCAGGAAACTCCTCCACCAGCTCAATCGGATGGGAATACGGAACCGTTCCCTTGTAAATCCGGTTCTGATCGGAAACAAAGTAGAGAGTTCCGTCGTCTTTGGGATCAATTGCGGCATACTGCGCTGAAGTAAGGATGAAAAATTTGACTGCGGACATGGAGATACCTTTCAGTTTATGGTTTGCCAGTTGAGGGTTGCTTCATTGTTGCTGATCGTGATTCCTCCGGAATTCAGAATCACGCGGACATGGGAATCGTTGAGTTTCGAGCTCTCGGCGGCGAGTCCGAGCAGCAGCTCTCCGGAGGTGACGGCACTTTGACGGACAGTGTCCCAGTAAACCGCCGCGCCCACGCTGAAAGCACAGCGCACCGGTTTCGTCACGTCGAACACTCCGGAAAGAGCAAGACTGCCGAGTGTTCCTTTTTTAACAGGAATTCTTGCCACGCCGATGAGGCCGTTCCGGATTACGATCTCACCGGCTGCAATATCCCTTTCCGGGACAAAATCAATCGACTCGCCGCGCTGGATATAGCGCGCCTGCATCGTTTACTCCGAAACAACCGGTTCGAGTTCCAGCGCCGGATCAATATAGACAAACCCGGAGGAGCTGAACCAGCAGAAGTAGATCCGCACATCAACCGGATTGTTTTCGACCAGATCCAGCGGAATTTCCAGACACTTCTGCGTCAGATTCTCATCATTGATCCATTCGGAGGCGGAATCATCGACCCAGCGTCCGTGGATCGTGCTCCAATAGCTGCTGTCGTTTCCGTCGCTGTCCCGAACCGTGGCGGAAACGATCAAGCGACGAAACATATCGCTGTCGTCCGTATAACCTTTATAGGCGATGTGCATTTTCAGAAGATGCCGTCCGCTGGTCGTCGGAAGCAACTCCATGCCCTTGAAAGGTTTGCGACCAAGAACCATCGTCCGGGTGGTGTTGTAGTTGTTGTTGTAGAGTTTCAATGCCGCGGCCTCGCCGCCGGTACGATGAACGCTCCAGGTGTCGGCGATACCGTTCGGACAGCGGAAACAGAAATGCCCCTCTTCCCCCTCATTGTTGCAGCCGAACCCCTGATAGATGTAGTAGTCGTTGTCACTCCGATAGGTCAACGGGCGAAGCGCAATATTGCATTTGTCGGCAAACACATTGGCTCGGCTGCTGTAATCCGTTCCGACGGCCGGTTCCTGACTGTACAGATAGGCGGGATTGTCAATATTGATAAACATGTCCTTGACGCGGACATGGCTGGCATCGTATGCCCAGAGCGCATATCCGGGGAACCAGGTTTCCAACTTGTCGATATCCGCAACCGTATTGTAGCAGGTCATGGAGCCCTTCAGTTTCGCATTGGTCAAACGCGCGTTGTTGATGTACAGCGATCTCCCACGCGGATTATTGACCGTAATACCGGTTACAATCGGAACTTTGGCGAAAATTCCGCCATCATCCCGATCGAATTCAAGATAAAGCGCAACATAGTTGCTCCCGGAATTGGAGGCATCGGAATAGCTGATCGGGGATCCGATGGCGTTTTCCTCGTCCTCGCAGAAGTTGATCGTGATGTTGCGGACATCTTTTTCGATTCCCGGAACATAATTGGAGCTGTAACAGTCGTACAGTCCGACCGCCGGAGCGGTGCAGCGCCAGCAGCGGGGAATATTGACCGTAATGTCCGATACCGTGAAATCCCGCAGATAGGAGAAATAAATCAGGTTGTTCTGAAGATAGAGATTTGCAGGACGCACTTCACTCAGGCCCCGGTCCGGCATATTGACGGAAATGTTGTGAATCCGCGCATTGAGATACCCGGAAATCCGAATCAAACAAGGAATATATTCATACGTCCCGTTGAAAATAAGCTCCTGGGAAATGTTCCGGATCTCGCACTCAATACCGTCGTCACTGTTCTCGGAAAGACAGAGCGGATAATATTCATAAGAACCGTAATTCAACGGCGAATAGACTTTCACATCTTCCACATGCAGAATTTCCGGGAAGCGGCAGTAGATCCCGTGGCAGTTGCTGGAATTGCCCGTAATCGCATAATTGATGACGCAGTCGCGAATGTTCAGCATCCGGGCATAGTAGATGTAGACATACGATTTGAGGCGGCTCTTTGTCAGTGCTCCGCCTGCGTATTCCGGGTTGTCCACATCAATGCCCTTGCTTCCGAACTTGCAGTGTTCAAACGAAACGCACATTTTGTACTCATTGCTGTTGTAGAAGTACAGCATGTAGTTGTTCGAGTCGATGCCGTCCCGGAAGAGATAGACCCGGTGCATC of Victivallis lenta contains these proteins:
- a CDS encoding DUF2190 family protein; the encoded protein is MQARYIQRGESIDFVPERDIAAGEIVIRNGLIGVARIPVKKGTLGSLALSGVFDVTKPVRCAFSVGAAVYWDTVRQSAVTSGELLLGLAAESSKLNDSHVRVILNSGGITISNNEATLNWQTIN